TTATTTGTGGCTGGACCAGTTTTTCGATTGGGCGGAAATTTGGAAAGACATCCTCAAACGCCCGTTCATCACGGTGGGGATGCTGGCCTTCCTGCTGATGACGCCGTTGGCATTGACCTCCTTCAAGGCCGCGATGCGCAAATTGGGGCGCAACTGGCAACGCTTGCATACGCTGATTTACCCGCTGACTAGCCTGGCTGTATTGCATTTCTGGTGGCTGGCGGAATCCAAGGAGCGGCTGGCGATGCCGCTTGTGTATGCTGTGTTGCTGGCTGTGTTGCTGGGCGAACGGGTACTGCGCTGGTTACAGCGGAAAATGCCGTTGTTGCGCCTGGAATTGCCAAGGGTTTTGCGGCGTAGTTAGTGCGCTGTATGAAAGCAAGTTTTTCCATCTAAAAAATCGGATACATCATTAGAAACATTCTGCTTTGAATTTGATTAGCGGATACTTATACTGCGCTGCATACGATAACTTTTCTAGATCGTTTGAGATAAATCAATTCAAGGAGACCAAGACATGTTCCCGAATAAAGAAGGCCAGAAAGTACCTAGCGTTACCTTCCGTACCCGTCAGAACCACGACTGGGTTGATGTGAGCAGTGATTCCCTGTTTGCAGGCAAGACCGTGATCGTGTTCTCACTGCCGGGTGCGTTCACTCCGACCTGTTCTTCCACCCACGTACCACGTTACAACCAGTTGGCGGATACCTTTA
The sequence above is drawn from the Thiothrix nivea DSM 5205 genome and encodes:
- a CDS encoding sulfite oxidase heme-binding subunit YedZ translates to MQIREPYFSKVFKPAVFVLALTPLAWMVWGVWQDALGANPIEYVTRSLGEWALRFLLFTLLISPLRRAAGWTQGMRLRRMLGLFAFFYGALHLLSYLWLDQFFDWAEIWKDILKRPFITVGMLAFLLMTPLALTSFKAAMRKLGRNWQRLHTLIYPLTSLAVLHFWWLAESKERLAMPLVYAVLLAVLLGERVLRWLQRKMPLLRLELPRVLRRS